A portion of the Macaca mulatta isolate MMU2019108-1 chromosome 2, T2T-MMU8v2.0, whole genome shotgun sequence genome contains these proteins:
- the POU1F1 gene encoding pituitary-specific positive transcription factor 1 (The RefSeq protein has 2 frameshifts compared to this genomic sequence), which produces MSCQAFTSADTFIPLNSDASATLPLIMHHSAAECLPVSNHATNVMSTVPSILSLIQTPKCLCTHFLVTTLGNTATGLHYSVPSCHYGNQPSTYGVMAGSLTLVFYKFPDHTLSHGFPPIHQPLLAEDPTAADFKQELRRKSKLVEEPIDMDSPEIRELEKFANEFKVRRIKLGYTQTNVGEALAAVHGSEFSQTTICRFENLQLSFKNACKLKAILSKWLEEAEQVGALYNEKVGANERKRKRRTTISIAAKDALERHFGEQNKPSSQEIMRMAEELNLEKEVVRVWFCNRRQREKRVKTSLNQSLFSISKEHLECR; this is translated from the exons ATGAGTTGCCAAGCTTTTACTTCGGCTGATACCTTTATACCCCTGAATTCTGACGCCTCTGCAACTCTGCCTCTGATAATGCATCACAGTGCTGCCGAGTGTCTACCAGTCTCCAACCATGCCACCAATGTGATGTCTACAG TCCCATCTATTTTGTCTTTGATCCAAACTCCTAAATGTTTGTGCACGCATTTCTTGGTGACAACGTTGGGAAACACAGCAACGGGACTTCATTATTCTGTTCCTTCCTGTCATTATGGAAACCAGCCATCAACCTATGGAGTGATGGCAG GTAGTTTAACcc ttgtct ataaatttcctGACCACACTTTGAGTCATGGATTTCCTCCTATACACCAGCCTCTCCTGGCAGAGGACCCCACAGCTGCTGATTTCAAGCAGGAACTCAGGCGGAAAAGTAAATTGGTGGAAGAGCCAATAGACATGGATTCTCCAGAAATCAGAGAACTCGAAAAGTTTGCCAACGAATTTAAAGTGAGAAGAATTAAGTTAG GATACACCCAAACAAATGTTGGGGAGGCCCTGGCAGCTGTGCATGGCTCTGAATTCAGTCAAACAACAATCTGCCGATTTGAAAATCTGCAGCTCAGCTTTAAAAATGCATGCAAACTGAAAGCAATATTATCCAAATGGCTGGAGGAAGCTGAGCAAGTAGGAG CTTTGTACAATGAAAAAGTGGGagcaaatgaaaggaaaagaaaacgaAGAACAACTATAAG CATTGCTGCTAAAGATGCTCTGGAGCGACACTTTGGAGAACAGAATAAACCTTCTTCTCAAGAGATCATGCGGATGGCTGAAGAACTGAATCTGGAGAAAGAAGTAGTAAGAGTTTGGTTTTGCAACCGGAGGCAAAGAGAAAAACGGGTGAAAACAAGTCTGAATCagagtttattttctatttctaaggAGCATCTTGAGTGCAGATAA
- the CHMP2B gene encoding charged multivesicular body protein 2b: MACLFKKKTVDDVIKEQNRELRGTQRAIIRDRAALEKQEKQLELEIKKMAKIGNKEACRVLAKQLVHLRKQKTRTFAVSSKVTSMSTQTKVMNSQMKMAGAMSTTAKTMQAVNKKMDPQKTLQTMQNFQKENMKMEMTEEMINDTLDDIFDGSDDEEESQDIVNQVLDEIGIEISGKMAKAPSAAGSLPSASTSKATISDEEIERQLKALGVD, translated from the exons ATGTAATAAAGGAACAGAATCGAGAGTTACGAGGTACACAGAGGGCTATAATCAGAGATCGAGCAGCtttagagaaacaagaaaaacagcTG gaattagaaattaagaaaatggcCAAGATTGGTAATAAGGAAGCTTGCAGAGTTTTAGCCAAACAGCTCGTGCATCTACGGAAACAGAAGACGAGAACTTTTGCTGTAAGTTCCAAAGTTACTTCTATGTCTACACAAACAAAAGTGATGAATTCCCAAATGAAGATGGCTGGAGCAATGTCTACCACAGCAAAA ACAATGCAGGCAGTTAACAAGAAGATGGATCCACAAAAGACATTACAAACAATGCAGAATTTCCAgaaggaaaacatgaaaatggAGATGACTGAAGAAATGA TCAATGACACACTTGATGACATCTTTGACGGTTCTGATGATGAAGAAGAAAGCCAGGATATTGTGAATCAAGTTCTTGATGAAATTGGAATTGAAATTTCTGGAAAG ATGGCCAAAGCTCCATCAGCTGCTGGAAGCTTACCATCTGCCTCTACTTCAAAGGCTACAATCTCAGATGAAGAGATTGAACGGCAACTCAAGGCTTTAGGAGTAGATTAG